A DNA window from Paramormyrops kingsleyae isolate MSU_618 chromosome 10, PKINGS_0.4, whole genome shotgun sequence contains the following coding sequences:
- the rxfp2l gene encoding relaxin receptor 2 isoform X2 — protein MSIRCFLSRHLQNNSIHTISNRAFSELYNLRKLFLSQNRITMLKAAIFRNLHNLEWLILDDNQISSVRQESFTGLRSLFFLSLLNNSIEHLPNNSFCQEMPRLNWLEMEGNLISTLHSSSFRECRALTVLALRRNHIEIIEEGTFSTMQKLIDLDLSMNRIQELPPSLFHSLWNLKQLNISHNPLSHVHQDQFDGLVHLQSLGMEGIEIPNISIRMFRSLGNLSHIYFKKFEYCGYSPNVRSCKPNTDGISSFENLLANIILRVFVWVVAFIICFGNVFVICLRSCITSNDHHHTMSIKSLCCADCLMGVYLFFIGAFDIKYCGEYNRNAQFWMESTQCQLIGSLAMLSTEVSVMLLTYMTLEKYICIVFPFHNYRAGRKQTLSILITIWALGFMIAVVPFWDRQTFGNYYGRNGVCFPLHSDLTEKPGARTYSTGIFLGLNLVAFIIIVFSYTSMFFSVRRTGSKTARQTIFDEEVAIAKRFFFIVFTDALCWMPIFLLKILSLLQVEIRGTVILWVVIFILPINSALNPILYTITTAAFQERLKLCLQLKWQQLGVKETSHSVSMIYTQTSTL, from the exons ATGAGTATACGCTGTTTTCTTTCCAGGCACTTGCAAAATAATAGCATCCACACAATATCGAACCGGGCCTTCTCAGAACTGTATAATCTAAGGAAACT ATTCCTCAGCCAAAACAGGATCACTATGCTAAAGGCTGCTATCTTCCGGAACCTTCACAATCTTGAATGGCT AATCCTGGACGACAATCAAATATCATCTGTAAGACAGGAATCATTCACAGGACTCAGATCGTTGTTTTTCTT GTCATTGCTGAATAATTCAATTGAGCACTTACCGAACAATTCTTTCTGCCAGGAAATGCCAAGGTTGAATTGGCT GGAGATGGAAGGGAATCTCATATCAACGTTACACAGTTCCAGCTTTCGAGAGTGCAGAGCTCTCACTGTCTT AGCTCTTCGTAGAAATCACATAGAGATTATTGAAGAGGGAACATTTTCCACAATGCAAAAGCTCATAGACTT gGATTTATCGATGAATAGAATTCAGGAACTACCCCCATCTTTGTTTCACAGTCTGTGGAACCTAAAGCAATT GAACATCTCACATAACCCCCTGTCTCACGTCCACCAGGATCAGTTTGACGGCTTAGTACACCTGCAGTCACT GGGAATGGAGGGAATAGAGATCCCAAACATCAGCATCAGAATGTTTCGGTCTCTTGGAAACCTCTCTCATAT ATACTTTAAGAAGTTTGAATACTGTGGTTATTCCCCCAATGTGAGGAGCTGCAAACCCAATACCGACGGGATATCCTCCTTCGAAAATCTGCTGGCTAATATCATTCTGCGGGTCTTCGTCTGGGTGGTGGCTTTCATCATCTGTTTCGGCAACGTCTTCGTTATATGCCTGCGTTCCTGCATCACATCTAACGACCACCACCATACCATGTCCATCAAGTCACTCTGCT GTGCAGATTGCTTGATGGGAGTCTATCTGTTCTTCATTGGCGCCTTTGACATTAAGTACTGCGGGGAATACAACAGGAACGCCCAGTTCTGGATGGAAAGCACACAATGTCAGCTCATCGGCTCCCTGGCCATGCTGTCCACCGAGGTGTCTGTTATGCTGCTAACGTACATGACCCTCGAGAAGTACATCTGCATCGTGTTCCCCTTCCACAACTACCGGGCCGGGAGGAAGCAGACTCTCTCAATCCTCATCACTATCTGGGCCCTTGGCTTTATGATAGCCGTCGTCCCGTTCTGGGACAGGCAGACGTTCGGTAACTATTATGGCAGAAATGGAGTCTGCTTCCCTCTCCACTCTGACCTGACAGAGAAGCCAGGGGCAAGGACATACTCCACTGGAATATTCTTGG gccTGAATCTCGTTGCTTTCATTATTATAGTATTCTCCTACACCAGCATGTTTTTTTCAGTAAGGAGAACTGGATCCAAAACTGCTCGGCAGACGATCTTTGACGAAGAAGTCGCAATAGCGAAAAGGTTCTTCTTTATAGTGTTTACGGATGCTTTGTGCTGGATGCCTATATTCCTTCTTAAAATTCTCTCTTTGTTACAAGTGGAAATCAGAG GCACAGTCATCTTGTGGGTAGTGATTTTCATCCTGCCCATCAACAGTGCCCTTAACCCCATTCTCTACACCATCACCACAGCCGCTTTCCAGGAGCGTCTCAAGCTTTGCCTGCAGCTGAAATGGCAGCAGCTGGGGGTAAAGGAGACGTCGCACAGCGTATCGATGATCTACACACAGACCAGCACCCTTTAG